In the genome of Denticeps clupeoides chromosome 13, fDenClu1.1, whole genome shotgun sequence, one region contains:
- the LOC114802526 gene encoding protein KIAA0100-like isoform X2, which translates to MSALLLVLLPAALLLLFLGVLLLRCLVRRWVVRLFHGRLKAELQIKSVGLFSVTGVSVQFGQQHTLEIDKIWVSSRLLDPDLPRYVALCVGEVRVRFDLQEPVNPRLPQSREGASPHLSQHTLRLLSQLLSLHVDSVNVMVLNLALTESLWHMTTSGLTLLLHHHGDRLAWDFTLSQLSSKVLRSSQVDTCLAEVSVGVALSGDVSLPERRLGRVELCVRTLLAELHEGLFLSQLHVQSTHTDAGEPDQPCPARTRLQLQHWVPQKLGVEFDNTNITLSLHSQKRHLNWTLKSLKLGYERDDGRPPLQTLRPALTLPHCSLQVLLEDGLLLSQSRQRIVCLNMLKTVLQVTSVNVSAAVTLNTCIIHYRHQEFSHWLQLFPWEQLKKEKAADANRFLPQLHVPVMLHSSVSNVSLSVQLGDTPPFALGFLSTSADLQHVLEPPSQTEDGDAPARRLQASLSLDHFWWRVGQGSHIQQAPHPPGKHVWGEALILDSFTLQGDNSPQSESPAPWPCVKAECGLKGLQVEVSETCARCLSRLLSLFAPNGCRASVQAPPHIDSTPSPGSTPSAPWVFDVEFSLEDANLFSLSNVAGAVATRVDSVHGRGSGDGSDLRVQGMALSVVKVLTDSMEPCCPAAQTPQPVASLTSLCVKFQPSAPRLEVQCDDALSVRWTPADHMFLYHHLSEGRSCWTILSEPEDPCDSGGVSMVLQVELRSVVFTAFVSERNFIQLQVDSVSVSHRGPELRAAAPHLVINFDGNDIFTFCQADLQALDQAEELSRHRSNFPFLASLQNRAWIFTLPSVAVEFPYQYNFSDTFDQAINVQKWLKTLHRGGGTPEAQRLPPDLLLRINQFSFVFLDDVFEIKLRDNYELMKDESKESAKRLQLLDRKVAELRKQHGELLPARKIEELYTSLERKHIEIYIQRSRRLYANTPMRKSLLTWTAADLELAVLADRSLHGPERVHQQLRDIDGVSPFPRDGLPLVAQWCRAVRVQLSSFLVRIRDYPRYLFEIREWTLSGRMMGTEQDGHPRARRRQVVQLGAPWGDVTLLRNIPPLKFYYDLRSTVSLYTIVWGPCWDPAWTLIGQVVDLLTKPTVDPSPPLAWWDKSRLLLHGRWVMDIEQANLHQLATEDPYNTTENLHWEWIHLNFEWNPGQFVFKGDMDVNVRTASKYDDICFLHLPNLWMTLDLQWLCHGNPHDHHAVMLCCGENVADVTSGQPHDSYRAFRSENLNLSITMDLKQHSNAEPCLPKILLYSSTLRWMQNFWATWTSVSRPICRGKLFHSLRPVKKKLGQHYKQLSYTASFPQLQVHYWASFAQQRGVQLECSKGQVFTRGAQRLVPQAGTVMRRLISEWNVTQMVSDLSLVTVHLMASTWDETADHQINAQVKKTHLLSLSSLSYQRQSNRTEEEVSTKDESNASYTHRLCLVDLRASWTATNRNIAFGLYDGYKKAAVLKRNLSTEALKGLRIDTQLQMKKLKRSMSAYVPSHTPTATPTPVTTPITSRADRSEGSSMLQKLIEETDKFVVFSEEESGVSDQLCGIAACQTDDVYNRNWFIELVNGQMMLRGTETGGCVLVSAAKAQLLQNEHHPAWYSDSLKQKTTWTCLLDGMQYFATMESGPSEQEDWQLWLEVKNIEEQRQRPLDSVLELMESGQAVGGMVSTTTDWNVPSQVQETQQVQRIISRCSCRMYYISYSHDIDPELATQIKPPEIRHHREKEDLLKKQAGAVDTFTLIHHDLEISTNPVQYTMILDIVNNLLLHVEPKRKEHSEKKQRVRFQLEISSNPEEQRSSILHLQESVRQHVAQIRRLEKQIYSNIRSQLDEQRSNELTDINLQLQNQLNQEKIDLQLKSEELNILIRCFKDFQLQRANKLELRKPPEDVSVVRCTEIYFAQARWCLTEEDGQLGIAELELQRFMYSKLNKSDDTAEHLLELGWFTMNNLLPNAAYKVVLRPQSPCQSGRQLALRIFSKVRPPVGGISVKEHFEVNVVPLTIQLQYQFFRRMMGFFFPGRNVEEEEVGDEEDKFRLVTTGIPVVKPRQLSDDAIAGLGAGKGGSQGLNRTAGVRRSFRKAPEHPVDDIDKMKERAAMNNSFIYIKIPQVPLCVSYKAEKSGVDWKDLTLVLPCLEYHNNTWTWLDFAMAVKRDSRKALVAQMIKEKLRFKPALGAEARGKALLEGKLDSTVQQQQQEEDEKARLLIGLSSADKSSSKKSIFSRRK; encoded by the exons GTGTTTAGTGCGCAGGTGGGTGGTGCGGCTCTTCCACGGGCGGCTGAAGGCGGAGCTGCAGATCAAGTCGGTGGGCCTGTTTTCGGTGACGGGCGTCAGCGTGCAGTTCGGGCAGCAGCACACGCTG gaAATCGATAAAATCTGGGTTTCTAGTCGATTGCTGGACCCTGATTTACC gcgATATGTGGCTCTATGTGTGGGCGAGGTCAGAGTGCGCTTTGACCTGCAGGAACCTGTGAATCCCCGCCTACCCCAGAGCAGAGAAGGAGCTTCACCCCACCTGAGCCAacacacgctccgcctactctctcaa ctcctgtcTCTCCATGTGGACAGCGTGAATGTGATGGTGCTGAACCTGGCCCTCACAGAGTCTCTGTGGCACATGACCACCAGCGGCCTCACGCTTCTGCTGCATCACCATGGCGACAG GCTGGCCTGGGACTTCACCCTGTCACAGCTGAGCAGCAAAGTTCTGAGGAGCAGCCAGGTG GATACATGTCTGGCGGAGGTGTCGGTGGGCGTGGCATTGTCAGGTGACGTGAGTCTTCCGGAGCGCCGCCTTGGACGAGTGGAGCTGTGTGTACGCACGCTGCTGGCAGAATTACACGAGGGTCTCTTCCTCAGCCAGTTACACgtacaaagcacacacacag ACGCCGGCGAGCCGGACCAACCGTGTCCCGCACGCACGCGCCTGCAGCTTCAGCACTGGGTTCCTCAGAAGCTCGGCGTGGAGTTCGACAACACCAACATCACTCTGTCGCTGCACAGCCagaagag GCACCTGAACTGGACGCTGAAGTCCCTGAAGCTGGGATACGAACGGGACGACGGGCGGCCGCCCCTTCAGACCCTCCGGCCGGCGCTGACGCTGCCCCACTGCAGCCTGCAGGTCCTGCTGGAGG ATGGGCTGCTGTTGTCCCAGAGTCGGCAGAGAATTGTGTGTTTGAACATGCTGAAGACTGTCCTgcag GTCACGTCGGTGAACGTTTCGGCCGCAGTCACTCTCAACACCTGCATCATCCACTACCGACACCAGGAGTTCTCCCATTGGCTGCAGCTGTTCCCATGGGAACAGTTGAAGAAGGAGAAGGCCGCTGACGCCAACAG GTTCCTGCCGCAGCTTCATGTTCCGGTGATGCTGCACTCGTCCGTGTCCAACGTCAGCCTGTCTGTGCAGCTGGGGGACACGCCTCCCTTCGCCCTGGGCTTCCTCTCCACCTCTGCAG ATCTGCAGCATGTCCTGGAACCGCCTTCCCAGACTGAAGATGGCGACGCCCCCGCTCGGCGTCTGCAGGCGTCGCTGTCGCTGGACCACTTCTGGTGGCGGGTGGGTCAGGGCTCCCATATCCAGCAGGCCCCCCACCCGCCGGGCAAACACGTGTGGGGCGAGGCGCTCATCCTGGACTCCTTCACCCTGCAG GGCGACAACTCGCCTCAGTCtgaaagccccgccccctggcCCTGTGTGAAGGCGGAGTGTGGTCTGAAGGGGCTGCAGGTGGAGGTGTCTGAGACGTGTGCACGCTGTCTGTCCCGCCTACTTTCACTCTTTGCCCCCAATGGCTGCAGGGCGTCCGTACAGGCTCCTCCCCACATAGACTCAACTCCCTCCCCCGGCTCCACCCCCTCAGCTCCCTGGGTTTTTGACGTGGAGTTCAGTTTGGAAGACGCCAACCTCTTCTCTCTGTCGAATGTTGCAG GCGCCGTTGCGACGCGCGTCGACTCTGTCCATGGGCGTGGCTCGGGGGACGGCTCAGATTTGAGGGTACAGGGTATGGCTCTGTCTGTGGTGAAGGTTCTGACCGACAGCATGGAGCCATGTTGCCCCGCGGCCCAGACGCCCCAGCCTGTTGCCAGCCTCACGTCTCTGTGTGTCAAGTTCCAGCCCTCCGCGCCCCGTCTGGAG gtccAGTGTGATGACGCCCTGTCGGTGCGCTGGACTCCAGCTGATCACATGTTCCTCTACCACCACCTGAGTGAGGGTCGGAGCTGCTGGACCATCCTGTCGGAGCCAGAGGACCCCTGTGACTCTGGGGGCgtgtccatggtcctgcaggtggagtTGAGGAGTGTGGTCTTCACCGCGTTTGTGAGCGAGCGGAACTTCATCCAGCTCCAGGTCGACTCCGTCTCCGTCTCACACCGCGGGCCGGAGCTCCGTGCCGCAGCTCCGCATTTGGTCATCAACTTCGACGGCAACGACATCTTCACGTTCTGCCAGGCCGACCTGCAGGCGCTGGATCAGGCGGAGGAGCTGAGCCGCCACAGATCCAACTTCCCGTTCCTCGCCTCCCTGCAGAACCGCGCTTGGATCTTCACCCTCCCCAGCGTCGCCGTGGAGTTCCCCTACCAGTACAACTTCTCCGACACCTTCGACCAGGCCATCAACGTGCAGAAGTGGCTGAAGACCCTCCACCGCGGCGGCGGCACCCCCGAAGCCCAGCGCCTCCCGCCCGACCTGCTGCTCCGCATCAACCAGTTCTCCTTCGTCTTCCTGGACGACGTCTTCGAGATCAAGCTGCGCGACAACTACGAGCTGATGAAGGACGAGAGCAAGGAGAGCGCCAAgcggctgcagctgctggacaGGAAGGTGGCGGAGCTGCGGAAGCAGCACGGCGAGCTGCTGCCGGCGCGCAAGATCGAGGAGCTGTACACCTCGCTGGAGCGCAAGCACATCGAGATCTACATCCAGCGCTCGCGCCGCCTCTACGCCAACACGCCCATGCGCAAGTCGCTGCTCACCTGGACGGCGGCGGACCTGGAGCTGGCGGTGCTGGCCGACCGCTCGCTGCACGGGCCCGAGCGCGTCCACCAGCAGCTCCGCGACATCGACGGCGTCAGCCCGTTCCCCCGCGACGGCCTGCCGCTGGTGGCGCAGTGGTGCCGGGCCGTCCGCGTGCAGCTGTCCTCCTTCCTGG TGCGTATCCGCGACTACCCCCGCTACCTGTTTGAGATTCGGGAGTGGACCCTGTCCGGCCGCATGATGGGTACGGAACAGGACGGGCACCCCCGTGCGCGGCGCAGGCAGGTGGTGCAGCTGGGCGCCCCGTGGGGCGACGTCACGCTCCTCAGGAACATCCCGCCGCTCAAGTTCTACTACGACCTCCGAT CTACGGTCTCCCTCTACACCATTGTGTGGGGTCCCTGCTGGGACCCAGCCTGGACACTGATTGGTCAAGTGGTGGACCTGCTGACCAAGCCCACGGTGGACCCCTCCCCCCCGCTGGCCTGGTGGGATAAGAGTCGGCTGCTGCTCCACGGCCGCTGGGTGATGGACATCGAGCAGGCCAACCTCCACCAGCTCGCTACTGAG GATCCCTATAACACTACAGAGAACCTGCACTGGGAGTGGATCCACCTCAACTTCGAGTGGAACCCTGGACAGTTCGTCTTCAAGGGCGACATGGACGTCAACGTCAGGACCGCGTCCAA GTACGATGACATCTGTTTCCTTCATCTCCCCAATCTATGGATGACCCTTGACCTCCAGTGGCTTTGCCATGGCAACCCCCATGACCACCATGCTGTAATGCTGTGTTGTGGGGAGAATGTGGCCGACGTGACGTCAGGCCAACCCCACGATTCGTACCGGGCTTTCCGCTCCGAGAACCTGAACTTGTCGATCACCATGGACCTCAAACAGCATTCCAACGCAG AACCGTGCCTGCCCAAAATCCTCCTGTACAGCAGCACCCTGCGCTGGATGCAGAACTTCTGGGCCACGTGGACGAGTGTGTCGCGGCCCATCTGCCGCGGGAAACTCTTCCACAGTCTGCGGCCCGTCAAGAAGAAGTTGGGCCAACACTACAAGCAGCTTTCCTACACCGCGTCCTTCCCTCAGCTACAG GTGCATTACTGGGCTTCGTTTGCACAGCAGCGTGGGGTCCAGCTGGAATGTTCCAAGGGTCAGGTCTTCACCAGAGGGGCTCAGAGACTCGTTCCGCAGG CTGGGACGGTCATGCGCAGGCTGATCTCGGAGTGGAACGTGACTCAGATGGTCAGCGACCTCTCACTGGTCACGGTCCACCTCATGGCGTCCACCTGGGACGAGACGGCTGACCACCAGATCAACGCACAGGTGAAAAAGACCCACCTTCTCAGCCTGTCCTCCCTGAGCTACCAGCGGCAGAGCAACCGCACAGAGGAG GAGGTGAGCACCAAAGATGAGAGCAATGCCTCCTACACCCACCGGTTGTGTCTGGTGGACCTGCGCGCCTCTTGGACCGCGACCAATCGCAACATTGCCTTCGGCCTGTACGACGGCTACAAGAAGGCCGCCGTCCTGAAGAGGAACCTGTCCACCGAGGCTCTCAAGGGGCTGAGAATTGACACGCAGCTGCAGATGAAGAAGCTGAAGCGCAGCATGTCCGCCTACGTCCCCAGCCACACCCCTACGGCCACACCCACACCAGTAACCACACCCATCACAAGCCGTGCGGACAGAAGTGAAG GGTCCTCCATGCTGCAGAAGCTGATCGAGGAGACGGACAAGTTTGTGGTTTTCTCGGAGGAGGAGTCGGGTGTGAGCGACCAGCTCTGTGGCATCGCCGCCTGTCAGACCGACGATGTGTACAACCGCAACTGGTTCATCGAACTGGTCAACGGGCAG ATGATGCTCCGTGGAACCGAGACCGGGGGCTGCGTCTTGGTGTCGGCGGCAAAAGCGCAGCTCCTGCAGAACGAGCACCACCCGGCCTGGTACAGCGACTctctgaagcagaagaccacctGGACGTGTCTGCTGGACGGGATGCAGTACTTCGCCACCATGGAGTCTGGGCCGTCCGAGCAGGAGGACTGGCAGCTGTGGCTGGAG GTGAAGAACATTGAGGAACAGCGGCAGCGTCCTCTGGACTCCGTGTTGGAGCTGATGGAGAGTGGACAGGCGGTGGGGGGGATGGTCAGCACGAccacag ACTGGAACGTGCCCTCTCAGGTGCAGGAGACCCAGCAGGTGCAGCGCATCATCTCCCGCTGCAGCTGTCGCATGTACTACATCAGCTACAGCCACGACATCGACCCCGAGCTCGCCACGCAGATCAAACCGCCCGAGATCCGGCACCATCGCGAGAAGGAGGACCTGCTGAAGAAGCAGGCCG GAGCCGTGGACACGTTCACCCTCATCCACCACGACCTGGAGATCTCCACCAACCCTGTACAGTACACCATGATCCTGGACATAGTCAACAACCTGCTGCTCCACGTTGAGCCCAAACGGAAG GAGCACAGTGAGAAGAAGCAGCGCGTTCGGTTCCAGCTGGAGATCTCCAGCAACCCGGAGGAGCAGCGCAGCAGCATCCTGCACCTGCAGGAGTCGGTCAGGCAGCACGTCGCCCAGATCCGGCGCCTGGAGAAGCAGATCTACTCCAACATACGG TCCCAGTTGGACGAGCAGCGCAGTAACGAGCTGACGGACATCAACCTGCAGCTGCAGAACCAGTTGAACCAGGAGAAGATTGACCTGCAGCTGAAGAGTGAGGAGCTCAACATCCTGATTAG GTGTTTCAAGGACTTCCAGCTGCAGAGGGCCAATAAGCTGGAGCTGCGGAAGCCTCCGGAAGACGTCAGCGTGGTGCGGTGCACCGAGATCTACTTCGCCCAGGCGCGCTGGTGTCTGACAGAGGAGGACGGGCAGCTAGGTATCGCAGAGCTGGAGCTGCAGAGGTTCATGTACAGCAAG TTGAACAAGTCAGATGACACAGCGGAGCATCTGCTGGAGCTCGGCTGGTTCACCATGAACAACCTGCTGCCCAACGCCGCCTACAAG GTGGTGCTCCGACCCCAGAGTCCCTGCCAATCAGGACGGCAGCTTGCCCTGCGCATCTTCAGTAAGGTCCGCCCTCCCGTGGGCGGGATCTCTGTGAAGGAGCACTTTGAG GTGAACGTGGTTCCTCTGACCATCCAGCTGCAGTACCAGTTCTTCCGCAGGATGATGGGATTCTTCTTCCCTGGCAGgaatgtggaggaggaggaggttggAGACGAAGAGGATAAATTCCGACTGGTTACTACAG GAATCCCTGTTGTAAAACCACGGCAACTGTCAGATGACGCCATTGCAGGGTTGGGCGCTGGCAAAGGGGGCAGCCAGGGGCTGAACCGCACAGCCGGAGTCAGGAGGTCGTTCAGAAAGGCCCCGGAG CATCCTGTCGACGACATTGACAAGATGAAGGAACGAGCGGCGATGAACAACTCCTTCATCTACATCAAGATCCCTCAGGTGCCGCTGTGCGTCAGCTACAAG gcggAGAAGAGTGGTGTTGACTGGAAGGATCTTACCTTGGTCCTGCCTTGTCTCGAGTATCACAACAACACTTGGACGTGGCTGGACTTCGCTATGGCTGTGAAAAGGGACAGTCGGAAAGCACTGGTGgctcag ATGATCAAGGAGAAGCTGCGCTTTAAGCCGGCGCTGGGCGCCGAGGCTCGTGGGAAGGCGCTTTTGGAGGGGAAGCTGGACAGCactgtccagcagcagcagcaggaggaggatgaaAAAGCCCGGCTTCTAATTGGTCTCAGCTCTGCCGACAAGAGCTCCAGCAAGAAGAGCATCTTCAGCCGCCGCAAGTGA